The following coding sequences are from one Salvia hispanica cultivar TCC Black 2014 chromosome 3, UniMelb_Shisp_WGS_1.0, whole genome shotgun sequence window:
- the LOC125213386 gene encoding uncharacterized protein LOC125213386: protein MTANLSLHLNLVMMENAMAMQGNEAVQYTATNNAATTAGGARFVRDIGTQYTLQAMDASTTFIWRTFQQNSAADRKNVLKVSLFIDDMDGVAYASNDQIHVSARYINGYGGNVKNEFTGVLYHEMTHVWQWNGNGQAPGGLIEGIADFVRLKAGYAPSHWVKAGQGDRWDQGYDVTARFLDYCNGLKNGFVAQLNKKMRGGYSNNYFVDLLGKTVDQLWKDYKAKYAT from the exons ATGACAGCTAATCTGTCCTTACACTTGAATCTGGTTATGATGGAAAATGCTATGG CAATGCAAGGGAATGAGGCTGTCCAGTACACTGCCACGAACAATGCAGCAACAACGGCAGGTGGTGCTCGGTTTGTCAGGGATATTGGGACCCAGTATACCTTACAAGCCATGGATGCCTCCACTACCTTCATCTGGAGGACCTTCCAGCAGAACTCCGCTGCTGATCGGAAAAATGTGCTGAAAGTGAGCTTATTTATCGATGACATGGACGGGGTGGCGTATGCCAGCAACGACCAGATTCATGTCAGCGCCAG ATACATTAATGGGTATGGGGGCaatgtgaaaaatgagttcACTGGCGTTCTGTACCATGAAATGACCCATgtgtggcagtggaatggcAACGGGCAGGCGCCGGGTGGTCTGATAGAAGGAATAGCCGATTTTGTGAGGCTGAAAGCTGGTTATGCCCCGAGCCACTGGGTGAAGGCTGGGCAAGGTGACCGATGGGATCAAGGCTACGACGTGACTGCTAGGTTTCTCGACTACTGCAATGGACTCAAGAATGGGTTTGTGGCTCAACTCAACAAGAAGATGAGAGGTGGATACAGCAACAATTACTTTGTGGACTTGCTGGGGAAGACTGTGGATCAGCTCTGGAAAGACTACAAAGCAAAGTATGCAACTTGA
- the LOC125209230 gene encoding uncharacterized protein LOC125209230: MGYYLADGIYPQWPVFLKTIRCPIGDSRKYFARAQESARKDVERAFGVLQARFALVKGPTRFYYQGDIADIMYACIIMHNMIIEDEHEGVLNVTNDTSDASSSHGVSTESESARRGVPYNEHERFKAFMDIHQKEAHRALQHDMIEELWANRNRAHRP; this comes from the coding sequence ATGGGGTACTACCTGGCTGACGGCATCTATCCGCAATGGCCCGTGTttttgaagacgatcagatgccCAATCGGAGATAGTAGAAAGTATTTTGCCCGAGCGCAAGAGTctgcgcgcaaggatgtggagagggcGTTTGGGGTGCTCCAAGCACGATTTGCACTGGTAAAGGGCCCGACGCGCTTTTACTACCAGGGGGATAttgccgacatcatgtatgcgtgcatcatcatgcataacatgatcatcGAGGATGAACACGAAGGCGTCCTCAACGTCACCAACGACACCAGTGATGCATCATCGAGTCACGGTGTCTCAACCGAGTCCGAGTCCGCCCGCCGGGGTGTACCGTACAACGAACATGAACGGTTCAAGGCGTTCATGGACATACACCAAAAGGAGGCCCATCGAGCACTACAACACGATATGATCGAAGAATTGTGGGCAAATAGAAACCGCGCCCaccgcccttga